In the genome of Actinomadura graeca, one region contains:
- a CDS encoding GntR family transcriptional regulator, protein MSSAKKQEQGKESKAEFCYELLRSRILEGTYVPGYRLVINQLAQETGVSTIPLREALRRLQSDGLVEVVRNVGARVAVFDAEQVEHTLQILARLEGYATAISAPHMAAAQIARSREINDRMVEALEEFDPTAFTALNREFHFSIYEHCPDGHLRSLLEAEWTRLDHMRRSTFTYVPGRARRSVVEHGHILDLISKGAAPTDIERIACAHKNATADALHSAHPVPHKA, encoded by the coding sequence GTGAGTTCCGCCAAGAAGCAGGAGCAGGGCAAGGAGTCGAAGGCCGAGTTCTGCTACGAGCTGTTGCGCTCGCGCATCCTCGAAGGCACCTACGTGCCGGGCTACCGGCTGGTCATCAACCAGCTCGCCCAGGAGACCGGGGTCAGCACGATCCCGCTGCGCGAGGCACTGCGCCGCCTGCAGTCCGACGGCCTGGTCGAGGTCGTGCGCAACGTCGGCGCCCGGGTCGCGGTCTTCGACGCCGAGCAGGTCGAGCACACCCTCCAGATCCTCGCCCGGCTGGAGGGCTACGCGACCGCGATCTCGGCCCCGCACATGGCCGCGGCGCAGATCGCCCGCTCCCGCGAGATCAACGACCGGATGGTGGAGGCGCTGGAGGAGTTCGACCCCACCGCCTTCACCGCGCTCAACCGAGAGTTCCACTTCTCGATCTACGAGCACTGCCCGGACGGGCACCTGCGCTCCCTCCTGGAAGCCGAGTGGACGCGCCTGGACCACATGCGCCGCTCGACCTTCACCTACGTCCCCGGCCGCGCCCGCCGCTCGGTGGTCGAGCACGGCCACATCCTGGACCTGATCAGCAAGGGCGCCGCCCCCACCGACATCGAGCGCATCGCCTGCGCCCACAAGAACGCGACGGCCGACGCCCTCCACAGCGCCCACCCCGTCCCCCACAAAGCCTGA
- a CDS encoding SDR family NAD(P)-dependent oxidoreductase: MSARVVLVTGGASGIGRGIATAFAAEGDRVVIADRDADAASRVAKEIDAHAVTVDITDAASVAAAVAHVAETIGPVEVLVNNAGLVAGGGPLTSLPLEVFDTVVAVNLRGTFTVTQAVANQMIEHGTRGRIVNVSSIGARQPTAGLGHYEATKAAVDALTRTGALELAGHGIRVNGVAPGPVHTPMTAGLMDDPQARAAWESRIPLGRIATTDDIAPLVLFLASDQAGHITGAVIQVDGGQLLT, encoded by the coding sequence GTGAGCGCGCGGGTCGTCCTCGTCACCGGCGGCGCCAGCGGCATCGGCCGCGGCATCGCCACCGCCTTCGCCGCCGAGGGCGACCGCGTGGTGATCGCCGACCGGGACGCCGACGCCGCGTCGCGCGTCGCCAAGGAGATCGACGCCCACGCCGTCACCGTGGACATCACCGACGCCGCGTCGGTCGCCGCCGCGGTCGCGCACGTGGCCGAGACCATCGGCCCCGTCGAGGTGCTGGTCAACAACGCGGGCCTCGTCGCCGGCGGCGGCCCGCTGACCTCCCTCCCCCTGGAGGTCTTCGACACGGTCGTGGCGGTGAACCTGCGCGGCACCTTCACCGTCACCCAGGCCGTCGCGAACCAGATGATCGAACACGGCACGCGCGGCCGGATCGTCAACGTCAGCTCCATCGGCGCCCGCCAGCCGACCGCCGGCCTCGGCCACTACGAGGCCACCAAGGCGGCCGTGGACGCCCTGACCCGCACCGGCGCCCTGGAACTCGCCGGCCACGGCATCCGCGTCAACGGCGTCGCCCCGGGCCCCGTCCACACCCCCATGACCGCGGGCCTCATGGACGACCCCCAGGCCCGCGCCGCCTGGGAGTCCCGCATCCCCCTCGGCAGGATCGCCACCACCGACGACATCGCCCCGCTGGTGCTCTTCCTGGCCTCCGACCAGGCCGGCCACATCACCGGAGCCGTCATCCAGGTCGACGGCGGCCAGCTCCTCACCTGA
- a CDS encoding methyltransferase, whose translation MSHPAPGTDPSGILGVATGYMAAKQLFAASEAGLFAALADGPATVSEIAGRTGLPERTARILADTMAGLGLLGREDGRYSNTPATAAYLAGGTDETDLRPFLAFLDAISYGHWLGFADTTRTAEPQKLDLAGDRMQTFLGGVMTYNALHARMLADNFDFTRFSRILDFGGLSGSFLAEALRSAGNARGTFLSGGELVEFARKVMDDAGVGDRVDVIQADPLTGDVPEGFDLVLLEHVAHRYDAEQNKAIAERARRAAAPGATLVLLDFFLDTDREQRVLDAVHAGEYLVIDGTVVYPEDEVRGWLTAAGWEPVETRALPGSPRIIIAEAR comes from the coding sequence ATGTCGCATCCCGCCCCGGGTACCGACCCTTCTGGCATCCTCGGCGTCGCCACCGGATACATGGCCGCCAAGCAGCTCTTCGCGGCGAGCGAGGCCGGCCTGTTCGCCGCCCTCGCCGACGGCCCCGCGACCGTGTCCGAGATCGCCGGACGCACCGGGCTGCCGGAGCGCACCGCCCGGATCCTCGCCGACACGATGGCGGGCCTCGGGCTGCTGGGCCGCGAGGACGGCCGGTACTCCAACACCCCCGCCACCGCGGCCTACCTCGCGGGCGGCACGGACGAGACCGACCTGCGGCCGTTCCTGGCCTTCCTCGACGCGATCAGCTACGGGCACTGGCTCGGGTTCGCCGACACCACCCGCACCGCCGAGCCCCAGAAGCTCGACCTCGCGGGCGACCGGATGCAGACCTTCCTGGGCGGGGTCATGACCTACAACGCCCTGCACGCCCGGATGCTCGCCGACAACTTCGACTTCACCCGCTTCTCCCGCATCCTGGACTTCGGCGGCCTGTCCGGCTCGTTCCTGGCCGAGGCCCTGCGCTCCGCCGGGAACGCCCGCGGCACCTTCCTGTCCGGCGGCGAGCTCGTCGAGTTCGCCCGCAAGGTCATGGACGACGCCGGCGTCGGCGACCGTGTCGACGTGATCCAGGCCGACCCCCTGACCGGCGACGTCCCCGAGGGCTTCGACCTCGTCCTGCTGGAGCACGTCGCCCACCGCTACGACGCCGAGCAGAACAAGGCCATCGCCGAGCGCGCCCGCCGCGCCGCCGCCCCGGGCGCCACCCTCGTCCTGCTCGACTTCTTCCTGGACACCGACCGCGAGCAGCGCGTCCTCGACGCGGTGCACGCCGGAGAGTACCTGGTCATCGACGGCACCGTCGTCTACCCCGAGGACGAGGTGCGCGGCTGGCTCACCGCCGCGGGCTGGGAGCCGGTGGAGACGCGCGCGCTGCCCGGCAGCCCCCGCATCATCATCGCGGAGGCCCGGTGA
- a CDS encoding aldo/keto reductase — MEFAERAPRRRLGVDGPEVPLLALGSWNTWDRMEREDAAELVRLAVDRGVDMFDVAHYNFGPHAENAVTDVLFGQAVRDAGLAREDYLLCGKLWLWDYPASSFAEQIKVSLGRVGTDHADMVVLGDFMERPDFRAVVTDVSELVRAGKFTSWGVNNWSAGDVLFACRFATAEGLVPPSFAQLKYSVARRSVPEGAPYSNLFAHEGLGLQASDVLEGGILAGRLDPERKIGADPGGIRERIRAAYPELRRVADLFGATPAQVAIAYCLAHPAVANVLVGVSRASQLEDNLAALGLAARHGEELRDAVAGLWLDKGVVDPAASWGTDAPVPR; from the coding sequence ATGGAATTCGCAGAACGGGCGCCCAGGCGCCGGCTCGGCGTGGACGGCCCCGAGGTGCCGCTCCTGGCCCTCGGCTCGTGGAACACCTGGGACCGCATGGAGCGCGAGGACGCGGCCGAACTCGTCCGCCTCGCCGTCGACCGCGGCGTCGACATGTTCGACGTCGCGCACTACAACTTCGGCCCGCACGCCGAGAACGCCGTCACCGACGTGCTGTTCGGGCAGGCCGTCCGCGACGCGGGCCTGGCCCGCGAGGACTATCTGCTGTGCGGCAAGCTGTGGCTCTGGGACTACCCCGCCTCCTCCTTCGCCGAGCAGATCAAGGTGTCCCTCGGCCGGGTCGGCACCGACCACGCCGACATGGTCGTGCTCGGCGACTTCATGGAGCGGCCCGACTTCCGCGCCGTGGTCACCGACGTGTCGGAGCTGGTCAGGGCCGGGAAATTCACGTCCTGGGGCGTCAACAACTGGTCGGCCGGGGACGTTCTGTTCGCCTGCAGGTTCGCCACCGCCGAGGGCCTGGTGCCGCCCTCGTTCGCGCAGCTCAAGTACAGCGTGGCGCGGCGGTCGGTGCCAGAGGGCGCGCCGTACTCCAACCTCTTCGCCCACGAGGGCCTCGGCCTGCAGGCGTCGGACGTGCTGGAGGGCGGGATCCTCGCCGGGCGCCTGGACCCCGAACGCAAGATCGGCGCCGACCCCGGCGGCATCCGGGAGCGGATCCGCGCCGCCTACCCCGAGCTCCGCCGCGTCGCCGACCTGTTCGGCGCCACCCCGGCGCAGGTCGCCATCGCCTACTGCCTGGCCCACCCCGCGGTGGCGAACGTCCTGGTGGGGGTGAGCCGGGCGTCCCAGCTGGAGGACAACCTGGCCGCCCTCGGCCTCGCCGCCCGGCACGGCGAGGAACTGCGCGACGCCGTGGCCGGGCTCTGGCTCGACAAGGGAGTGGTGGACCCCGCCGCCTCCTGGGGCACCGACGCGCCGGTGCCCCGCTGA
- a CDS encoding amidohydrolase: MTEESKPADLVFTGGRVHTVDARDRIAEAVAVHAGKITRVGTDGEILPLVGKGTRIVRLQGRSLVPGINDSHLHGVWLGLMWPGLLMDQLAGTGGHTHDAPARLEGAEQRRRAILRTADLLASFGVTSYTEPGLGPGEDEGASGCFGSAALRDYADLAAEGLLKARVTALMLFGELDGPSSAAAFEEGLRDFKPPADVPGRFRVAGVKIFADGIPPMRTAWTDRPYDDGTHGSLLIDGGSDAEREAALRAMIGAAHAAGHQIGVHATGDRTTRVVADAFAAALAGNARDARHYIIHGDLLSPQTLTLLASAGIGLNTQAGIPVATEPMLAAALGEDALRDAWPTRDALDAGVRLCLSSDAPVLTPDWRAGLAAAVTRRGLDGAVRGEAQRLAVTEALRAYTITPAWQDGADGWKGSVEPGKAADLCVLDGDLLDVEPEALPSLPVAMTVLGGETVYES; encoded by the coding sequence ATGACCGAGGAATCCAAGCCTGCCGACCTCGTCTTTACCGGCGGACGGGTGCACACCGTCGACGCACGCGACCGGATCGCCGAGGCGGTCGCGGTCCACGCCGGCAAGATCACACGCGTCGGGACCGACGGCGAGATATTGCCGCTGGTCGGCAAGGGTACGCGGATCGTCCGCCTTCAGGGGCGCTCTCTGGTCCCCGGTATCAACGACTCGCACCTCCACGGCGTCTGGCTCGGCCTCATGTGGCCGGGCCTGCTCATGGACCAGCTCGCCGGGACCGGCGGCCACACCCACGACGCGCCGGCCCGGCTGGAGGGGGCCGAGCAGCGGCGGCGGGCGATCCTGCGGACCGCCGACCTGCTCGCCTCGTTCGGCGTCACCAGCTACACCGAGCCCGGCCTCGGCCCCGGCGAGGACGAGGGGGCGAGCGGCTGCTTCGGCTCGGCCGCGCTGCGCGACTACGCCGACCTGGCCGCGGAGGGCCTGCTCAAGGCCCGCGTGACGGCCCTGATGCTGTTCGGGGAGCTCGACGGCCCCAGCTCGGCCGCCGCGTTCGAGGAGGGGCTGCGCGACTTCAAGCCCCCGGCCGACGTCCCCGGGCGGTTCCGGGTCGCGGGCGTGAAGATCTTCGCCGACGGCATCCCGCCGATGCGGACCGCCTGGACCGACCGTCCCTACGACGACGGCACCCACGGCTCACTGCTGATCGACGGCGGGTCGGACGCCGAGCGGGAGGCGGCGCTGCGCGCGATGATCGGCGCGGCGCACGCCGCCGGCCACCAGATCGGCGTGCACGCCACCGGCGACCGGACCACCCGGGTCGTGGCGGACGCGTTCGCCGCCGCCCTGGCCGGGAACGCCCGCGACGCCCGGCACTACATCATCCACGGCGACCTGCTCTCGCCGCAGACCCTGACCCTCCTCGCGTCCGCGGGGATCGGCCTCAACACCCAGGCCGGCATCCCGGTCGCGACCGAGCCGATGCTCGCCGCGGCGCTCGGGGAGGACGCGCTGCGCGACGCCTGGCCGACCCGCGACGCGCTGGACGCCGGCGTCCGGCTCTGCCTGAGCTCGGACGCGCCGGTCCTCACCCCCGACTGGCGCGCGGGCCTGGCCGCCGCGGTGACGCGCCGCGGGCTCGACGGCGCGGTCCGCGGGGAGGCGCAGCGGCTCGCGGTCACCGAGGCGCTGCGCGCTTACACGATCACCCCCGCCTGGCAGGACGGCGCCGACGGCTGGAAGGGCTCGGTCGAGCCCGGCAAGGCCGCCGACCTGTGCGTCCTGGACGGGGACCTGCTCGACGTCGAGCCGGAGGCCCTCCCGTCCCTGCCGGTGGCCATGACCGTCCTGGGCGGCGAGACGGTGTACGAGTCCTGA
- a CDS encoding alpha/beta hydrolase translates to MPLDPEAQRIIDRTPAEDPNSAAPLDVATMREQFRLMWTLPEEDRPPVGSVTETTVPGPAGDIPVRVYKPEGEGPFPAFVWFHGGGWTIGSLEENEFSCRTVCTAAGAMVVSVDYRLAPENPFPAAADDAYAVVAWIAAHGSEIGADPARIAVGGESAGGNLAAVAALKARDLGGPDLALQVLVSPVLGHPDDGRASYSEYSEGFFLSKSSMDWFFTTYPSDARDLDDPYLLPLRSDDLSGLAPALVLGAECDVLRDEGEEYARRLEEAGVPTELVRYDGMIHAFFGPLATELSVAKDAHARTAAALRSAFGGE, encoded by the coding sequence ATGCCCCTGGATCCCGAGGCGCAGCGGATCATCGACCGCACACCCGCCGAGGACCCGAACAGCGCGGCACCGCTCGACGTGGCCACCATGCGCGAGCAGTTCCGTCTGATGTGGACTCTGCCGGAGGAGGACCGGCCGCCCGTCGGCTCCGTCACCGAGACCACCGTCCCGGGACCGGCCGGCGACATCCCCGTGCGCGTGTACAAGCCCGAGGGTGAGGGCCCGTTCCCCGCGTTCGTCTGGTTCCACGGCGGCGGCTGGACGATCGGCAGCCTTGAGGAGAACGAGTTCTCCTGTCGCACCGTCTGTACGGCCGCGGGCGCCATGGTCGTGTCCGTCGACTACCGGCTCGCCCCCGAGAACCCCTTCCCCGCGGCCGCCGACGACGCCTACGCCGTCGTCGCCTGGATCGCCGCGCACGGCTCCGAGATCGGCGCCGACCCCGCCCGGATCGCGGTGGGCGGCGAGAGCGCCGGCGGCAACCTCGCCGCCGTCGCCGCGCTGAAGGCCCGCGACCTCGGCGGCCCGGACCTGGCGTTGCAGGTCCTCGTGTCGCCGGTCCTCGGACACCCCGACGACGGCCGCGCGTCCTACAGCGAGTACTCGGAGGGCTTCTTCCTCTCCAAGTCCAGCATGGACTGGTTCTTCACGACCTACCCCTCCGACGCCCGCGACCTGGACGATCCGTACCTGCTGCCGCTGCGCTCGGACGACCTGTCCGGCCTGGCGCCCGCGCTCGTGCTCGGGGCGGAGTGCGACGTGCTCCGCGACGAGGGCGAGGAGTACGCCCGGCGGCTGGAGGAGGCGGGCGTCCCGACCGAGCTCGTCCGCTACGACGGCATGATCCACGCGTTCTTCGGCCCGCTCGCGACCGAGCTGTCGGTCGCCAAGGACGCGCACGCCCGGACGGCCGCGGCCCTGCGTTCCGCGTTCGGCGGCGAGTGA
- a CDS encoding ABC transporter ATP-binding protein, with amino-acid sequence MTAPALALEGVSVDRAEVPVIHDVSLDAAPGAVTVILGANGAGKTTLMDGIAGLAKVKSGAIRLDGTPIEKMAPYRRARAGLGYVEQARTTFRTLTVEQNLLVSQSGGGELSTVYKLFPELDKRRNLQAGYLSGGEQQMVVLGRALVSEPKVVLIDEMSLGLAPMVVRRLMTTIGELAGMGIAVVLIEQFANLALEVGTQAHVLRKGGVVFSGPCAELRGDDERLHRLYFGGPPLTTADRDAGPAESERP; translated from the coding sequence ATGACCGCTCCGGCCCTGGCCCTGGAGGGCGTCAGCGTCGACCGGGCGGAGGTCCCGGTGATCCACGACGTCTCGCTCGACGCGGCCCCGGGCGCGGTCACCGTCATCCTCGGTGCCAACGGCGCCGGCAAGACCACCCTCATGGACGGCATCGCGGGCCTCGCGAAGGTCAAGTCCGGCGCGATCCGCCTGGACGGGACGCCCATCGAGAAGATGGCCCCCTACCGCAGGGCGAGGGCGGGCCTCGGCTACGTGGAACAGGCCCGCACCACCTTCCGGACGCTGACGGTCGAGCAGAACCTGCTGGTCTCCCAGTCCGGAGGCGGCGAGCTGTCCACCGTCTACAAGCTGTTCCCCGAACTGGACAAGCGCCGCAACCTGCAGGCCGGCTACCTCTCGGGCGGCGAGCAGCAGATGGTCGTGCTCGGCCGGGCCCTGGTGTCCGAGCCGAAGGTCGTCCTGATCGACGAGATGTCGCTGGGACTGGCCCCGATGGTGGTGCGCCGGCTCATGACCACGATCGGCGAGCTCGCCGGGATGGGGATCGCGGTGGTGCTCATCGAGCAGTTCGCGAACCTGGCGCTGGAGGTCGGCACCCAGGCCCACGTGCTGCGCAAGGGCGGTGTCGTGTTCTCCGGGCCGTGCGCCGAGCTGCGCGGCGACGACGAGCGGCTGCACCGGCTCTACTTCGGCGGGCCGCCCCTGACCACCGCCGACCGGGACGCCGGCCCGGCAGAGAGCGAGCGGCCATGA
- a CDS encoding ATP-binding cassette domain-containing protein, producing MNLVDKRGLGIGIGLAALACVALPAVLSPYWIYLAISAVVSAVIMQSFGVIVGRVGIMSLCQMSFAAIGAWVVLRLNVAEAPGGFFVWLLLGGLAAVPVGVAIGLPALRIRGVNLAVVTFGFAVSADIVWNANPFPGAKDLKMLDRPEPFVTDGAYFVFVVIVFTVLAVILGVIGKTRLGLSWYELRHSERSAASHGISVARSKLAAFAISAFIAGIGGGLLAGQLSLVVPSNFAMGQSLALFAVAIMIGPHHPEGAVMGGIFGAIMPTIMDKVSLPQDFGGVLFGVGALLALRSGLSQTDLTRMRKRERSARKLMKETEEAGTEKGAEAAPVLTPPRDPGDRKPCLSVTGLTVRFGEVVALDAVDLTVPEGAVVGLIGPNGAGKSTFISAVTGFVTGYEGKVELAGQALDKIDPSTRAKRGLRRTFQTTAIAPELTQYEYLAIGAGRRLPQAEADELLEFFGCPPGEVPVSIVDAGTRRLLDVAAAIAARPKVALLDEPAAGQSAAESLRLGSRLTEVPGRFGVSILLVEHDMELVQATCEQVTVLDFGHVIASGPTGEVLADPAVRAAYLGAADVPAS from the coding sequence ATGAACCTCGTCGACAAGCGCGGGCTCGGCATCGGGATCGGCCTGGCCGCGCTGGCCTGCGTCGCCCTCCCGGCGGTGCTGTCGCCCTACTGGATCTACCTCGCCATCAGCGCCGTGGTGAGCGCCGTGATCATGCAGAGCTTCGGTGTGATCGTCGGGCGGGTCGGCATCATGTCGCTGTGCCAGATGTCCTTCGCGGCGATCGGCGCGTGGGTCGTGCTGCGGCTGAACGTGGCGGAGGCGCCGGGCGGGTTCTTCGTCTGGCTGCTCCTCGGCGGCCTGGCGGCGGTGCCCGTCGGCGTCGCGATCGGCCTGCCGGCGCTGCGGATCCGCGGCGTCAACCTCGCCGTCGTCACCTTCGGGTTCGCCGTCTCGGCGGACATCGTGTGGAACGCCAACCCGTTCCCCGGTGCCAAGGACCTGAAGATGCTCGACCGGCCGGAGCCGTTCGTCACCGACGGCGCGTACTTCGTGTTCGTGGTGATCGTCTTCACCGTGCTCGCCGTCATCCTCGGCGTGATCGGCAAGACGCGGCTCGGCCTGTCGTGGTACGAGCTGCGGCACTCCGAGCGCTCCGCCGCCTCGCACGGCATCTCGGTGGCGCGCAGCAAGCTCGCCGCGTTCGCGATCAGCGCGTTCATCGCCGGGATCGGCGGCGGCCTGCTGGCCGGGCAGCTGAGCCTGGTGGTGCCGAGCAACTTCGCGATGGGCCAGTCCCTGGCGCTGTTCGCCGTCGCCATCATGATCGGCCCCCACCACCCGGAGGGCGCGGTGATGGGCGGGATCTTCGGCGCGATCATGCCGACGATCATGGACAAGGTCTCGCTGCCGCAGGACTTCGGCGGCGTGCTGTTCGGCGTCGGCGCCCTGCTGGCGCTGCGCAGCGGGCTCAGCCAGACCGACCTCACCCGGATGCGCAAGCGCGAGCGCTCGGCGCGCAAGCTGATGAAGGAGACCGAGGAGGCCGGGACGGAGAAGGGGGCCGAGGCCGCGCCGGTGCTCACGCCGCCGCGCGACCCGGGCGACCGGAAGCCGTGCCTGTCGGTGACGGGCCTGACCGTCCGGTTCGGGGAGGTCGTCGCGCTCGACGCGGTCGACCTGACCGTCCCGGAGGGTGCCGTCGTGGGGCTGATCGGGCCCAACGGCGCGGGCAAGTCCACCTTCATCTCCGCCGTGACCGGCTTCGTCACCGGCTACGAAGGTAAGGTGGAACTCGCTGGTCAGGCACTTGACAAGATTGATCCCAGTACGCGGGCCAAGCGCGGCCTGCGTCGCACCTTCCAGACGACGGCCATCGCCCCGGAACTCACCCAGTACGAGTACCTGGCGATCGGCGCCGGGCGCAGGCTGCCCCAGGCCGAGGCGGACGAGCTGCTGGAGTTCTTCGGCTGTCCGCCCGGGGAGGTCCCGGTGTCCATCGTCGACGCCGGCACCCGGCGTCTCCTGGACGTGGCCGCGGCCATCGCGGCCCGGCCCAAGGTCGCCCTGCTGGACGAGCCGGCCGCCGGGCAGTCGGCCGCCGAGTCGCTGCGGCTCGGCTCCAGGCTCACCGAGGTGCCCGGGCGCTTCGGGGTGTCGATCCTGCTGGTCGAGCACGACATGGAGCTCGTGCAGGCCACCTGCGAGCAGGTCACCGTCCTGGACTTCGGGCACGTGATCGCCTCCGGTCCCACCGGCGAGGTCCTCGCGGATCCCGCGGTCCGGGCCGCCTACCTCGGTGCCGCGGACGTCCCGGCGTCCTGA
- a CDS encoding ABC transporter substrate-binding protein, with translation MKKLTYLSAAAATVLAVSLTSACNSSDGGSDGPIKVGSINGITGLFQTPEVPKAVKAVFEEVNAAGGINGRKLELISKDDAMDPSRSGQAARELIQSNGVVALAGSSSAVDCGLNRATYSKEKIVSVPAIGVDPACFTSPNIAPVNPGPYALTTAMLYYASETLKRDKVCLDYTVLPGSGGGIEGAIKKWTEITGKTLTHKNLAVGQGDPTRYLVADKNAGCQAVLYNATVGPWFAQAKTQGMQKVDFILAANSYTDANAKTIPADMTAWAGTEWQPYTDPTLPGNDRWAKIVESNGIQKTAFSQGAVMAADIFVQVLKTIKGDITRESVTKAFKEMKPINYPMVGTPYVFGPGNEHNPIQGSRFVKADKGGWKVLPGGFTVPGKN, from the coding sequence ATGAAGAAACTCACATACCTGTCCGCCGCGGCCGCCACAGTGCTCGCCGTGTCCCTCACCTCCGCCTGTAACTCCTCCGACGGCGGCTCCGACGGGCCGATCAAGGTCGGTTCCATCAACGGCATCACCGGGCTGTTCCAGACGCCCGAGGTCCCGAAGGCCGTCAAGGCGGTCTTCGAGGAGGTCAACGCCGCCGGCGGCATCAACGGCCGCAAGCTGGAGCTGATCAGCAAGGACGACGCCATGGACCCGTCCCGGTCCGGGCAGGCCGCCCGCGAGCTGATCCAGTCCAACGGCGTCGTCGCGCTCGCCGGCTCGTCCAGCGCCGTGGACTGCGGCCTGAACCGCGCCACCTACAGCAAGGAGAAGATCGTCTCGGTCCCGGCGATCGGCGTCGACCCGGCCTGCTTCACCAGCCCGAACATCGCGCCGGTCAACCCCGGCCCGTACGCGCTGACCACGGCGATGCTGTACTACGCGTCCGAGACGCTCAAGCGGGACAAGGTCTGCCTCGACTACACCGTCCTGCCCGGCAGCGGCGGCGGCATCGAGGGCGCCATCAAGAAGTGGACCGAGATCACCGGCAAGACCCTCACCCACAAGAACCTCGCCGTCGGCCAGGGCGACCCCACCCGCTACCTCGTCGCGGACAAGAACGCCGGCTGCCAGGCCGTGCTCTACAACGCCACCGTCGGCCCGTGGTTCGCGCAGGCCAAGACCCAGGGCATGCAGAAGGTCGACTTCATCCTGGCGGCCAACAGCTACACCGACGCCAACGCCAAGACGATCCCCGCGGACATGACCGCCTGGGCGGGCACCGAGTGGCAGCCCTACACCGACCCGACCCTGCCGGGCAACGACCGCTGGGCGAAGATCGTCGAGAGCAACGGCATCCAGAAGACGGCGTTCAGCCAGGGCGCGGTCATGGCGGCGGACATCTTCGTCCAGGTGCTCAAGACCATCAAGGGCGACATCACCCGCGAGTCGGTGACCAAGGCGTTCAAGGAGATGAAGCCGATCAACTACCCGATGGTCGGCACCCCGTACGTGTTCGGGCCGGGCAACGAGCACAACCCGATCCAGGGCAGCCGGTTCGTCAAGGCCGACAAGGGCGGCTGGAAGGTCCTGCCCGGCGGCTTCACCGTCCCGGGCAAGAACTGA
- a CDS encoding branched-chain amino acid ABC transporter permease gives MVNSVIAGLTSGGGYALLGLCVVLTYRLVAVVNFAMTAVGAMGAFVMVSLTDDGMNVWLALPIGALSAALLSGLLGAALVRWFSGHRERTKAAVTVALFVALSAIGLRLFGSNSTGAHQFPNPFGDPVFTVGGVVVPQSVLVSLAFALLITLAVGLLLTRTRIGLKLQALSERPSTAEVVGIPAPRLAVGVWAGVGAITMLVIVLVAPRLGGDFGALSGLISTALAVAMVGAFRSLPLTLVGGLILGCLEGLSSSVDSIQKYQGVVPFLVILVLLWWRSRREVWDTAHSR, from the coding sequence ATGGTGAACTCTGTGATCGCCGGGCTGACCAGCGGCGGCGGTTACGCCCTGCTCGGCCTGTGCGTCGTCCTGACCTACCGGCTGGTCGCCGTCGTCAACTTCGCGATGACGGCGGTCGGCGCGATGGGCGCGTTCGTGATGGTCTCGCTGACCGACGACGGGATGAACGTCTGGCTCGCCCTGCCGATCGGGGCCCTGTCGGCGGCCCTGCTGTCCGGGCTGCTCGGCGCGGCGCTGGTCCGCTGGTTCTCCGGGCACCGGGAGCGGACGAAGGCCGCCGTCACGGTCGCGCTATTCGTGGCGCTCAGCGCGATCGGCCTGCGGCTGTTCGGAAGCAACTCCACCGGCGCGCACCAGTTCCCGAACCCGTTCGGCGACCCCGTCTTCACCGTGGGCGGCGTCGTCGTCCCGCAGTCGGTGCTCGTGTCGCTGGCGTTCGCGCTGCTCATCACGCTCGCGGTCGGCCTGCTGCTCACCCGCACGCGGATCGGGCTGAAGCTGCAGGCGCTGTCGGAGCGGCCCAGCACCGCCGAGGTCGTCGGGATCCCCGCGCCCCGCCTCGCCGTGGGCGTGTGGGCGGGCGTCGGCGCCATCACGATGCTGGTGATCGTGCTGGTCGCGCCCCGGCTCGGCGGCGACTTCGGCGCCCTGTCCGGGCTGATCAGCACCGCGCTGGCCGTCGCGATGGTCGGCGCGTTCCGCAGCCTGCCGCTGACCCTCGTCGGCGGGCTGATCCTCGGATGCCTGGAGGGCCTGTCGTCCTCCGTGGACTCCATCCAGAAGTACCAGGGTGTCGTGCCCTTCCTGGTGATCCTCGTGCTCCTGTGGTGGCGCAGCCGCCGCGAGGTCTGGGACACCGCCCACAGCAGATGA